In Defluviimonas aquaemixtae, the sequence CGCGAACGTCGCGGGCATGAAGCAGGTCTTCGCCAGGTACCTGACTTACGGCGAGGGCCCGACCGACGCGCTGATGCTCGACAACGCCGAATGGCTCGACGGGCTCAATTACCTCGATTTCCTGCGCGACATCGGGCGGCATTTCTCCGTCAATCGGATGCTCAGCTTCGAAAGCGTCAAGTCTCGGCTCGACCGAGAGCAGTCGCTGTCGTTCCTCGAATTCAACTACATGATCCTGCAGGCCTACGACTTCCTCGAACTGCACCGGCGCTACGGCTGCCTGCTGCAGATGGGCGGCTCGGATCAGTGGGGCAACATCGTCAATGGCGTGGACCTCACGCGGCGTGTCCTCGAACACGAGATCTACGGTCTGACGACGCCGCTCCTGACGACCTCGGACGGACGCAAGATGGGCAAGAGCCAGTCGGGTGCCATCTGGCTGAACGGCGACATGCTGTCGCCTTACGAGTTCTGGCAATTCTGGCGCAACACGACCGACGCCGATGTCGGACGGTTCCTCAAGCTCTACACCGAGCTTCCCGTAGAGGAATGCGACCGCCTCGGCGCGCTTCAGGGCGCGGAGATCAACGAAGCCAAGATCGTGCTCGCCAACGCGGTCACGGCGCTCGCCCACGGCGCCGAGTCGGCGCTCGCGGCCGAGACGACGGCGCGGGAGGTTTTCGAACGCGGCGGCGTCGGCGATGACCTGCCGACGTTGCACCTGCAGCCGGGCGACGTGGCGGACGGGATCAGCCTCGCCCAGCTTTTCGTCCGCTCGGGGTTGGCGAAATCGGGCAAGGACGCCAAGCGGCTGATCACCGAGGGCGGAGCGCGCGTCAACGACGAACCTGCGCTCGACGCGGGCCAGATGATCGGCGCTGGCGAACTCGCCGAGCCCTTGAAGCTGACGGCGGGCAAGAAGCGGCACGCGCTGGTGGTTCTCGGCTGAGCCCGCGCGAAACGGGCTGGCCTGCGGAGGCGGAAATGGACGCGGCGACGGATCGGGCGGGCGGCGGCGGGCGGATTGCGGCGATCGACATCGCGCGGACCGTGGCGCTGATCGGCATGGTCGTCTACCACTTCACCTACGACCTTCAGAACTTCGGGCTGATCGCCCCCTCTACCGCGACGACCGGCGGCTGGGCGATATTCGCGCGCGTCGTCGCGGGCAGCTTCCTTTTCCTTGCGGGCGTCAGCCTCTGGCTCGCGCATGGCCGCGGCATCCGCTGGCTCGCCTTCCGGCGGCGGCTCGTAATCGTCGCACTCGCGGCGGCGCTGATCACGGTCGCCACCTGGCTCGCCATGCCCGACCGCTTCGTCTTCTTCGGCATCCTCCATTCCATCGCCTTCGCGAGCCTCATTGGCCTCGCCTTCCTTCGCGTCCCCGCGCCCCTCACGCTGGCAATCGCCGCCGCGATCGTGGCGCTCCGGCTCTACGGGCAAAGCGTCGACTTCGACGCACCCTGGTTCGCCTGGACGGGCCTCGCCGCAAACCCGCCCGGCTCGATCGACTTCGTGCCGCCCTTCCCCTGGCTTGCATCCTGTCTCGCCGGGATCGCGCTCGCCCGGCTCGCCACGCGCACGGGGCTTTGGGACCGGCTGCGCTCAGCCGAACGCGCCATCCCCACGCGTGCCGCCCATGTCCTCGCGTGGCCGGGCCGACACAGCCTGCCGATCTACCTGATCCATCAGCCGGTCCTGATAGGCCTGATCTGGGCGGCCACCCGGGCGTTCGGCTGAGGCAGCCCCCTAGATATCGCCTGCAAGGATCGACGGTTCGCGCCGCGCGACGCAGGCGGCACGCGGGCAGATCCGGCAGGACGGCCCGATCAGACGTTCGCCCGGTTCGCGCGGCCCGGCGGCGGGCAGGATCAGCATGTAGGCCTCGATCACCTGCGGCCCGTCATAACCGCCGGGATGGCTCGGCTCGCCGAAGGCGTGGACGAGAAACCGCTGAGGTACGCGGCCGGCCAGTTCCACCGGCGCACGGACCGGCACAGAGGGTCTGAGCAGGGCCTCGTAGAGCGGCCAGAGCGGGCAGGCCGCGCCGTGGCGCGGCAGCGCGAAGCCGGGCGCGGGCCGGCGGAAGGTCAGCGTGCCGGACCCGTCGCAGGCGACGAGTCCCGTAGGCGGCCCCATCCCCTCGGGCAGAGTCGCTAGCCGTCTCAGGACCGGCGGCAGACCTGTTCCCATTCGCCGCGCGAGCGCG encodes:
- a CDS encoding heparan-alpha-glucosaminide N-acetyltransferase; the protein is MDAATDRAGGGGRIAAIDIARTVALIGMVVYHFTYDLQNFGLIAPSTATTGGWAIFARVVAGSFLFLAGVSLWLAHGRGIRWLAFRRRLVIVALAAALITVATWLAMPDRFVFFGILHSIAFASLIGLAFLRVPAPLTLAIAAAIVALRLYGQSVDFDAPWFAWTGLAANPPGSIDFVPPFPWLASCLAGIALARLATRTGLWDRLRSAERAIPTRAAHVLAWPGRHSLPIYLIHQPVLIGLIWAATRAFG
- the tyrS gene encoding tyrosine--tRNA ligase, with product MTYHPKSDFMRVIMERGFLADCTDYQGLDEALVKGIVPAYIGYDATAASLHVGHLLNVMLLRWFQKTGHKPITLMGGGTTKVGDPSFRAEERPLLTPDQIGANVAGMKQVFARYLTYGEGPTDALMLDNAEWLDGLNYLDFLRDIGRHFSVNRMLSFESVKSRLDREQSLSFLEFNYMILQAYDFLELHRRYGCLLQMGGSDQWGNIVNGVDLTRRVLEHEIYGLTTPLLTTSDGRKMGKSQSGAIWLNGDMLSPYEFWQFWRNTTDADVGRFLKLYTELPVEECDRLGALQGAEINEAKIVLANAVTALAHGAESALAAETTAREVFERGGVGDDLPTLHLQPGDVADGISLAQLFVRSGLAKSGKDAKRLITEGGARVNDEPALDAGQMIGAGELAEPLKLTAGKKRHALVVLG